The genomic window CCGCCGCCACCTGTCCGGGGGCGGCGCGATCGTCCCGCTCGACCCCGCGCCGATGGCCGTGCCGGCGCAGCTGCCGGCAGTGGACATCGTCCACCGCTCGCTGGCCATCGACCGCATCCTGTCGGACGTGGTGCTCGCGGGCCTGCGGCAGGACCTGCAGAAGGGCCTGGAGACCGAGGCCCAGGGCTTCGCCCGCTGCAAGCGGACGGTCGACTACGGCATCGGCATGACCAACTTCATCCAGAACGGACCCCGGGTGCCCGCGGTGTTCATGCACGAGTAGACGGGAGATGCGCATGACCAAGGACCGAGCCATCGTCATCCTCGACGGCGCCCGTCGCACCCCGCGGGCCGACATCCTGATCGACAACAACGAACCGGGGCTCTTCAGCCGCTTCTCGACCACCGCCCTCGGCGGCCTCGCCATCGCGGCGACGCTCGAGCACACACCCGTGGACAAGCGCCTGGTCGGCCACGTGATCATGGGCATGGCGTCGCACAGCCACCGCGACAGCATCTACGCCGCCCAGGGCATGAAGTGGCGCGGCGGACTCGGGGACGACGTGCCCGCCTTGACCGTGGCGCGGATCTGCGGCAGCGGCGTCGAGTCGCTGGCCGTGGGCGTCGAGCACCTGCTGGCCGGCGTGCGCCACGACCGCGAGCGCCCGTTCCTGGTCGTCGGCGGCGCCGAGAGCATGCAGTACCCGTTCAGCGTCTACAACCTGCGCGGCAGGAAGGTGGGCGAGGCCGTGCAGAAGTACGGCCCGGCGGACCCGCAGGGACTGCCCCGCGGCACGCAGCTGCAGGACAGCCTGCTGATGGGCCTCTACGATCCGGGCGCTGCGATGGCCATGGCCAACACCGCCGAGGAGCTGGGCCGCCGCTACGGCATCACCCGCGAGCAGGCCGACGAGTTCGGCTACCGCTCGCACATGAACGCCAGGGCCGCCCGCGACGCCGGCTGGTTCGACGAGGAGATCGCCCCCGTCACAGTGCCCGGCACCGGGGGCGCCCCCGACACCGTCGTGCGCCACGACACCCACATCATGGACGGCATCAGCCTGGCCAAGATGGCCCGCCTGCGCGCCGCCTTCGAGATGGGCGGCATCATCACCGCCGGCAACGCCAGCGCCGTGGTCGACGGCGCCGCGGCCATGGCCCTGTGTTTCGAGTCGGACGCCGAGCGGCACGGCCTGAAGCCC from bacterium includes these protein-coding regions:
- a CDS encoding thiolase family protein codes for the protein MTKDRAIVILDGARRTPRADILIDNNEPGLFSRFSTTALGGLAIAATLEHTPVDKRLVGHVIMGMASHSHRDSIYAAQGMKWRGGLGDDVPALTVARICGSGVESLAVGVEHLLAGVRHDRERPFLVVGGAESMQYPFSVYNLRGRKVGEAVQKYGPADPQGLPRGTQLQDSLLMGLYDPGAAMAMANTAEELGRRYGITREQADEFGYRSHMNARAARDAGWFDEEIAPVTVPGTGGAPDTVVRHDTHIMDGISLAKMARLRAAFEMGGIITAGNASAVVDGAAAMALCFESDAERHGLKPLARVVGLGTAACDPQIMGWGPVPASRIALAQAGLTGRDIDHIELNEAFAPQALACIKDFEEMGIDPGKVNPMGNAIAMGHPLGATGAVLTLTCAYALRRKKERYGLVTMCIGGGQGNALIIESLS